The Megalops cyprinoides isolate fMegCyp1 chromosome 12, fMegCyp1.pri, whole genome shotgun sequence genome contains a region encoding:
- the LOC118787491 gene encoding basic leucine zipper transcriptional factor ATF-like, with protein MAQGSDSNDASFTRSPSPSSRQDSSDDVKKVMRREKNRIAAQKSRMRQTQKADSLHLESENLEKENAALRKEVKQLTEEAKYLSSVLSSHEPLCSVLGSQSTDVLYSPHHGAFHQPHVTSRYQH; from the exons ATGGCTCAGGGCTCTGACAGCAACGACGCATCTTTCACCAGGTCCCCGTCTCCGAGCAGCAGGCAG GACTCCTCGGATGATGTGAAGAAAGTGATGAGGAGGGAGAAGAACCGCATCGCTGCCCAGAAGAGTCGGATGAGGCAGACACAGAAGGCCGACAGTTTGCACCTG GAGAGTGAGAACCTTGAAAAGGAGAATGCTGCCCTGAGGAAAGAGGTGAAGCAGCTGACAGAAGAGGCAAAGTACTTATCATCTGTGCTGAGCAGCCACgagcctctgtgctctgtgctgggttCTCAGTCCACTGACGTCCTCTACTCTCCACACCATGGTGCCTTCCACCAGCCACACGTCACCTCGCGCTACCAGCACTGA
- the LOC118786431 gene encoding jun dimerization protein 2-like translates to MQRFPLFKIYNRPSADLKKEYQSDLGPKSAVVAGGSDMMPGQIPDPSLTAGSLPSLGPLAGISATTLTDQLKFADLRNLGAMLSPLHLLGRLGKRPAPIKAEMDEEEERRKRRREKNKVAAARCRNKKKERTEFLQRESERLEVMNSELKAQIEELKHERQQLILMLNRHRPTCIVRTDSVKTPEGEANPLLEELEAK, encoded by the exons ATGCAACGATTTCCACTCTTTAAAATCTACAACCGACCTTCAGCTGACCTGAAAAAAGAGTATCAGTCGGATTTAGGACCAAAGTCAG cTGTGGTCGCAGGCGGGTCTGACATGATGCCGGGACAGAtccctgacccctccctgaCAGCGGGCTCACTCCCCAGCCTTGGCCCGCTTGCCGGGATCTCTGCCACCACGCTGACTGACCAGCTCAAGTTCGCCGACCTCCGGAACCTGGGGGCCATGCTGTCCCCACTGCACTTACTGGGGAGGCTAGGGAAGAGGCCTGCCCCCATCAAGGCAGAG atggatgaggaggaggagaggaggaaacgGCGGCGTGAGAAGAACAAGGTGGCGGCCGCGCGCTGTCGGAacaagaagaaagagaggacagagtTTCTACAAAGG GAATCGGAACGGCTGGAGGTGATGAACTCGGAGCTGAAGGCTCAGATCGAGGAGCTGAAGCACGAGCGGCAGCAGCTCATTCTGATGCTCAACCGGCACCGGCCCACCTGCATCGTGCGGACCGACAGCGTCAAGACCCCCGAGGGCGAGGCCaaccccctgctggaggagctggaagcCAAATGA